TTTTCTTCTTTTCTTAAGCTCAGTGGCGAGCTCATCAAGAGTTATTCCTTTAGCCACGAACATAACCATAAGATGGAACAAAAGGTCTGATGATTCATATATCATCTCTTCCTTGTTCTCGCTCTTTACAGCAAGGATGGTTTCTATGGATTCCTCTCCTACCTTTTCCAGTATCTTGTCGATTCCTTTTCTGTGACTGAGCAGGGAACATACGTATGAGTTTTCAGAAGGATTCTCTTTTCTGTCCTTTATAATATCATAAAGTTCGTTGAGTATTGAGAGATCAGTTTCAGGCATGATTTATCCTTTCCTGATAGATGGTAATCATATTACATCTTTATGGTGCATTATGGTGCACAGTTCAAACGGGCAACCTACGCGGTAAGTTTAGAAGGTCAACAGATTAAAAACAGTTAGAGTGACGTTGGTTGTAATCCACACACAATATGACGGGATAGTGTTGGTTATACCAACGTCTGAAACTATCATATTAATTTGTTTAATATATCTTTTGTGGTCTCACAGTTGAAAAAAAGAAAGAAAAAAGGGGAACTCAGATCTTTCTAGGATCTGTAATTTCTCCTGTGAGTGCTGATGCTGCAGCGGTTGCTGGTGAGCTCAGATATACGAATGACTGTGGACTGCCTTCACGACCCTTGAAGTTACGGTTGGATGTTGCAAGTCCCACCTCGCCGTCACCAAGAAGTCCGAAAGAACCTCCCATACATGGACCACAGCATGGAGATTCTACCATTGCACCTGCTTCCATGAACTGCTCAATGTAACCTGCTCTGAGAACCTTCATGTACTCTGTCCTTGATGCAGGAATGATAAGAAGCCTTACGCCCTTTGCAACAGGCTCGTCACCCATCATCTTTGCCACAACTTCGATATCCTCGAATCTTCCGTTGGTACAGGAACCTACAAAGATCTGGTCTACCTTTGTGCCTTCAACTTCTGTTACAGGCTTAACGTTGTCTACGTTGTGTGGGCATGCGACCTGTGGTTCAAGGTTGCTGATATCATACTTGTGAAGCTCACACTTTGAACCTTCGTCAGACTTCCAGTATGGGTCAAACTCATAACCTGGTATTCTCTCCTTGAGGTATGCTTCTGTAGTTGCATCAGCTTCGATGATACCTGCTTTACCGCCCATTTCGATTGCCATGTTTGAGATGGTCATACGCTCGGACATTGGAAGTGAGCTGATAGCTGAACCTGCGTATTCTGCTGCCTTGTATCTTGCACCTTCTGCACCTACGTCACCAATGAGGTGGAGGATGATATCCTTTGAATATACGTGCTTTGGAAGCTTTCCTTCAACTTCAAACCTGATTGTGTCAGGCACTTTGAACCAGAGTTTTCCTGATGCAAAGACTGCTGCCATGTCAGTTGAGCCGATACCTGTTGAGAATGCACCGAGTGAACCGTATGCACAGGTGTGTGAGTCAGAACCTACTACAAGGTCGCCTGGCTTTACGTGTCCCTTTTCAGGCATTACCTGGTGGCAGACACCTTCATAAACGTCATAGTTAATGATGCCCTGTTCCTTAGCGAACTTTCTGAGCATTATGTGGTTCTGTGCAGCGTTAAGTGAGTCTGCAGGAACCTGGTGGTCAAAAAGAATTACGATCTTGCTTGGGTCCCATACTTTCTTCTCTTCCTTGTCCCTCATTATCTCGTAGAATCCTTCTACTGCAAGAGGTCCTGTGATGTCGTGGGTCATTGCCCTGTCTATGTTAGCCAGTACGAATTCTCCGGCTTTAACCGTCTTCCCGGCAGCCTTTGAAAAGATCTTCTCAGAGATCGTCATAGGTTCATTGTTAGTGGACATGTTTATTCCTGCATAATGTTTATTCGTTATAAATCAATCGATAAACTGAAATTAAGTAATGTGAAATGTAATTTTGAGTACGATTCTTTAAATTCAATTTTAAGTTTAATGGGGTAAATTCAGATATTTTTTACTATCCTGTAACTTCCCTCACTATAATGGACGACGTAATTTAAGTATCCTTGCTTCAGGTGAGATCCTGCAATATTTCGTCCATTTTCCCCGGTTTTGAACCCATTATAGTTCTTATACGTAAGGATCGTGTCCTCTAATTCCAGGATGTACCTTTTCAGCAAAAGTTCTGCAAGCTCATAACTTTCCTTAAGTCCGATCTCTTCTCCAATACCTTCACATTCCGATGTATTGAGTTTGAGCTCTTCCATGTAAAATGGGTAAGTGCTGCACAAAAGAGGCCTTATTTTGTATATCCTGCACCTGTTGTCAGTGTCGTCATCAGGAATGAATGAACAATCCCTGTTCTCTTTCCGACGAAGCATCCACCCGAAAGTATGGATGTTCCCATCTTCATCGATAAGGCCATCTGCTGAATTGATCTCACATTCCTCTTCTGGGGATTCGACCTCTGCTACAAAAGGCTCTGCAATCTCTTCCCACTCAAGGTCGCTTTCATTCTCTATATTGTGAATTTCTGTAGTGGTAATTGCAACCCGGTTATCTCCGCAATCTCTGCGGCAGCATTTTCCGCACATGATACATTTAAATCCGATATTGTGGATCTCATCTGCAATTTGGCGTACAGTTATTTTCTTAGCAGAATCAAGCTCCTGTTTGAGCTCACGAATCAGGATTTCCTTTAAGTTCTCATTCATTTGCTTATCTGAATGTCCTGATCAAATATATTCTTTAAAAATAGTGTTGGAAGAGATTACTCGTCGGACTCTTCCACGCCTACAGCTGACAGGAATCTTTTAACGACAGCTTCATTAACAAGTCTTAATAGTGTCTGACGGTCCTTGGATGCACTGAACACTCCCAGTGGGATCTGTGCGGCTGCAGCAGTTGCATGTCCACCACCGGCCTCTTCTCCGAAAGCTCTTTTCATGACATCTCCAAGGTTGACCCTGATGTCGTTACTGCGGCCTGAGATGTAGATCTTTTCTTCAGTAACTCCAAAAACGATTGATGTTGAAATACCTTCAAGGTTAAGCAGGTAATCCGCTGCCTGTGGCAATGTGTCCCTGTTACGGATACTTCCCACATTTGAGAGCAGATAGCTTCCAATAACCTGTCTGCTGTTAATAGCTTCACCAAGCACGTCCAGGGTTTCAATCGACATTGAAGGACGTTCCAGTTGATCCAGTATATCATGATCTGATAGCGGATAAAGATATGAAGCTGCAGAAAGGTCTGCTGAATCTGTATTTCTCTTGAAATCAAGAGTATCGGTCCTTATGCCGTAAAGCAGTGCAGTAGCAAGCTCACTGTCAATGTCAATATTGAGCTCCTGCAGGTATTTTGTAAGAATTGTAGCAGCAGCTCCGACGTGTGGTCTTATATCTATAAAATCTGCATCAATATCTGCATCAGGAAGAGGGTGGTGGTCAATAATGATATTTACATGTGTGTCAAGTGGAAGTGAGTTGTTTGCACCCGGCATTGAACAATCCACCAGTGCAAGGTTCTCGTAATTTGCAAATCCTACATCTTCCGACCTGTAAAGATCAATTCCAAGCAGGTTCACAAATGCCTTGTTTTCCTGATGTCCGATCTCTCCGTGGTAAATAATATCTGCAAGCACATTGAAAGATGCTGCAATGGTTTTCAAAGCAAGTGCACTGGATATGGCATCCGGGTCCGGATTATCATGGACAACGATACCAAGCTTCTTTCCTTTATTAGCCTCAAACCACTGGGTAAGTTTGTTACCTCTGCGCATTGCCTCAGCACGTTCAAGTGATCTTGAAAGGGACTTTGCCACCATTCTTGGAGGCATTATCACAAGGTCGGCCCCAAGGTTTTCCATCTCCTGCATGTTGATCACATCAGGAGCTCTCACCACCGAGTAGATATCAGGTGATACTTTTTCCTTGATATTTTTGAGGGCTATTTTGTTTGCCTTTGGATCAGAACTCAGTATAAGGATGCCTGCGAGGTTCTTGGTGTTTATCATGTCAAAAAGGTTAGGGTCGCTGACATCGCCAACCATGGCCTCGTATGCTTCCTCACGCAGTGTTTCGACCTTCTGCGCATCCTTATCAACGATAATAAGCTCTTTGTCAAGTTCCCTGAGTTCCTTGGCTAATGCAAATCCAAAACTGCCACTACCGAGAATAAGGTAAGTGGGCTTGATCTTAGTTTTGTCAGTTGCGTTGATCTCCTTTGCAACGTTGTTAATAGAATAACCTCCATCTGGTTAAGAATCATATTTGCATAAAACAATTTTCAATAAAATAACAGAAATAATACATCAACTGATAAATAGAATGCAAACTAAGGAATAAATAGGTAACTATGTTTTCTGTCACTTCTTCAAAAATGCGGGCTATAGATGCTAATTGCGCATATCTTGGCTTAAGCCCCGTGCAGCTTATGGAAAATGCAGGTGCTGCAATTGCCCGGGAAATAATGTCAAAGACAAGCTCCGGTAGAGTCCTTTTTGTTGCAGGCAGGGGAAACAACGGAGGAGATGCCTTTGTTGCTGCACGCCATCTGGCAATGAATGAGAATTATGATATTAGACTTATATTACTTGGTCATTCTTCCCGAATAAGAACAGAAGAATCAAAACATAATTTCGCCCTTTTAGGTTACAGTGGTCTCACAGAACTAAAAGAAATAGCAGATTCAAAGGAACTTGAAAAATACTCCGGCTGGAAAGACAATGACATCATTGTTGACGGAGTACTGGGTTCCGGAATAAAAGGTGCTCCAAGAGAACCTGAATCAACTGCAATTGACCTGATAAACTCCTCAGGTTCATACATAATCTCTATCGATTCTCCATCAGGATATGATCTCGATGGCGGTGAAGTAGTAAAAAGTGTGGTTGCAGATCTGACGCTCACATTCCATAAAATGAAAGCCGGCCTTGAACTTCCAGGTTCTGAGAAATACACCGGTCTGGTAAAAGTTGCTCCTATTGGTGTTTGCAGGGATGCAGAGGAATATGTGGGTATGGGAGATTTAATGTCCCTCACACACAGAAACAGTGATGCTCACAAAGGCAATTCAGGTAGAGTCCTGATTATCGGCGGCGGTGCGTACTATGGTGCTCCTGCCCTTGCAGCCATGGCAGCGCTTCGAACAGGTGCAGATATTGTAACCGTAGCAGTACCGGAAAATGTTGCTGACACAGTTGCTTCATTTTCCCCGGATCTGATAGTAAATCCTCTTAAAGGTGGCAGGCTAAATCCTTCAAATATTCCAGTTCTCAAAAATCTCTTTGAAATCCACGATGTTACTGTAATTGGTCCTGGTCTTGGAAGGGAAAAGGAAACTCTGGAAACAGTGGAGCAGCTTTTGCCTTTTTGCAAAAAAGCTGTCGTTGATGCTGATGCGCTTTTCAGACTCAGATTGCCCGTGAAAAGTGAGGGCAAGTTCATCCTGACACCACATTCGGCAGAGTTCTCAAGACTGTCGGGGTCTGAAATCCCGGATGCACTTGCTTCAAAAAAGGAGATTGTCAGCAGATTTGCTTCTGAAAAAGATGTCACTCTTGTTCTAAAAGGAAAGATAGATGTCATCTCGGATGGCTCAGTCACCCGGCTTAACAGGACAGGCAATGCCGGCATGACCGTTGGCGGAACAGGCGATGTCCTGACAGGAATAACCGGTGCTCTTTTTGCAGTAAACGATGCTATGGAGGCAGCTTCATGTGCGGTTTTCATTAGCGGTGCAGCCGGTGACCTTGCATTTCAGGAAAAAGGTAACGGGTTGCTTGCGACAGATATAATTGACCGGATAACCGATGTTATATCAGGTGTATTATAATGGGGCAGGAAAGCAGAAAAATTAGTGTGGATATCGAAAGAAAGTGGATACGCATCATTGTAAATCACGGAAAGGATGAGGAAATACTCAAACTTACACTTGATGAGGCACGTGGTCTGAAAGAACAACTAAATACTACTATTGAGGATTACCTGCAGAGACAGAATATTAGAATCGATTAAAAAACGGTGATCAATTGGAAGCTACATTCACACATATCGAGAACGACCGTGCGGTCATGGTAGACATAAGTAAAAAGGATATCGTTGTAAGAAAAGCAATAGCTTCCGGGGAAATTGTCCTGAACGACGCTACCATCGAGAAGATACGCACAGGCACGGTTGAAAAAGGAAATGTATTCTCCACCGCGCGCGTGGCTTCAAT
The sequence above is a segment of the uncultured Methanolobus sp. genome. Coding sequences within it:
- the hisE gene encoding phosphoribosyl-ATP diphosphatase, producing the protein MPETDLSILNELYDIIKDRKENPSENSYVCSLLSHRKGIDKILEKVGEESIETILAVKSENKEEMIYESSDLLFHLMVMFVAKGITLDELATELKKRRK
- a CDS encoding 3-isopropylmalate dehydratase large subunit, with the protein product MSTNNEPMTISEKIFSKAAGKTVKAGEFVLANIDRAMTHDITGPLAVEGFYEIMRDKEEKKVWDPSKIVILFDHQVPADSLNAAQNHIMLRKFAKEQGIINYDVYEGVCHQVMPEKGHVKPGDLVVGSDSHTCAYGSLGAFSTGIGSTDMAAVFASGKLWFKVPDTIRFEVEGKLPKHVYSKDIILHLIGDVGAEGARYKAAEYAGSAISSLPMSERMTISNMAIEMGGKAGIIEADATTEAYLKERIPGYEFDPYWKSDEGSKCELHKYDISNLEPQVACPHNVDNVKPVTEVEGTKVDQIFVGSCTNGRFEDIEVVAKMMGDEPVAKGVRLLIIPASRTEYMKVLRAGYIEQFMEAGAMVESPCCGPCMGGSFGLLGDGEVGLATSNRNFKGREGSPQSFVYLSSPATAAASALTGEITDPRKI
- a CDS encoding YkgJ family cysteine cluster protein, which translates into the protein MNENLKEILIRELKQELDSAKKITVRQIADEIHNIGFKCIMCGKCCRRDCGDNRVAITTTEIHNIENESDLEWEEIAEPFVAEVESPEEECEINSADGLIDEDGNIHTFGWMLRRKENRDCSFIPDDDTDNRCRIYKIRPLLCSTYPFYMEELKLNTSECEGIGEEIGLKESYELAELLLKRYILELEDTILTYKNYNGFKTGENGRNIAGSHLKQGYLNYVVHYSEGSYRIVKNI
- a CDS encoding DHH family phosphoesterase, giving the protein MNNVAKEINATDKTKIKPTYLILGSGSFGFALAKELRELDKELIIVDKDAQKVETLREEAYEAMVGDVSDPNLFDMINTKNLAGILILSSDPKANKIALKNIKEKVSPDIYSVVRAPDVINMQEMENLGADLVIMPPRMVAKSLSRSLERAEAMRRGNKLTQWFEANKGKKLGIVVHDNPDPDAISSALALKTIAASFNVLADIIYHGEIGHQENKAFVNLLGIDLYRSEDVGFANYENLALVDCSMPGANNSLPLDTHVNIIIDHHPLPDADIDADFIDIRPHVGAAATILTKYLQELNIDIDSELATALLYGIRTDTLDFKRNTDSADLSAASYLYPLSDHDILDQLERPSMSIETLDVLGEAINSRQVIGSYLLSNVGSIRNRDTLPQAADYLLNLEGISTSIVFGVTEEKIYISGRSNDIRVNLGDVMKRAFGEEAGGGHATAAAAQIPLGVFSASKDRQTLLRLVNEAVVKRFLSAVGVEESDE
- a CDS encoding NAD(P)H-hydrate dehydratase; this encodes MRAIDANCAYLGLSPVQLMENAGAAIAREIMSKTSSGRVLFVAGRGNNGGDAFVAARHLAMNENYDIRLILLGHSSRIRTEESKHNFALLGYSGLTELKEIADSKELEKYSGWKDNDIIVDGVLGSGIKGAPREPESTAIDLINSSGSYIISIDSPSGYDLDGGEVVKSVVADLTLTFHKMKAGLELPGSEKYTGLVKVAPIGVCRDAEEYVGMGDLMSLTHRNSDAHKGNSGRVLIIGGGAYYGAPALAAMAALRTGADIVTVAVPENVADTVASFSPDLIVNPLKGGRLNPSNIPVLKNLFEIHDVTVIGPGLGREKETLETVEQLLPFCKKAVVDADALFRLRLPVKSEGKFILTPHSAEFSRLSGSEIPDALASKKEIVSRFASEKDVTLVLKGKIDVISDGSVTRLNRTGNAGMTVGGTGDVLTGITGALFAVNDAMEAASCAVFISGAAGDLAFQEKGNGLLATDIIDRITDVISGVL